One stretch of Schlesneria sp. DSM 10557 DNA includes these proteins:
- a CDS encoding protein kinase, protein MSLDFSQICRQHVDIMSPERTNQELLSAWKRGDQDAAAQVFRRYQARLLALVRSRLSKKLARRVDAEDILLSAYRSFFVGVQAGRCTPNASDELWPLLTTIVLRKLARQARYHKAECRSFELERQDESRLLESLISQAPTTEHAAILTDEIELLLSHLDATAREVLVRTLQGQDVPSIGNELNLHERTVRRALERIRQLIPSSATDSFGWAKFSLRTKQRSPISRTPKVTVQGTLNYGDYLLKRLVGAGAFSKVYCAKKRASNETVAIKYLRKDCLQDPRAAEALVREYQILRQLNHPGILPVHGWGTTPGGSLFLVTDFIEGSNLATWKSTIRPSLNQILVAVKEVAAAVVAAHSKGIIHGDLKPANVLIGVEGRITLCDFGLSRHVTDREDVPRGGTAGFLAPEQMSDAFGPVTELTDVYGMGALLYALLTGRPPMTGRDFPEILANVLSPKLPEVPLPGSDSLSSELNSFTLRCLYKEPQRRFRAVVEFSLVLATIGDQGHCPVCDGS, encoded by the coding sequence ATGTCACTCGATTTTTCCCAAATTTGCCGCCAGCATGTGGACATCATGTCACCCGAGAGGACCAATCAGGAGTTGCTGAGTGCCTGGAAGAGGGGTGACCAGGACGCCGCAGCGCAGGTCTTTCGTCGCTATCAAGCCAGGCTACTGGCACTTGTTCGCTCGCGTCTTTCGAAGAAACTGGCACGTCGAGTGGACGCCGAAGACATCCTGCTCTCTGCCTATCGCAGTTTTTTTGTCGGTGTCCAAGCGGGGCGCTGCACTCCGAACGCAAGTGATGAGCTGTGGCCGCTATTGACCACAATCGTCCTGCGGAAGTTGGCTCGGCAGGCCCGATATCACAAAGCAGAATGCCGTTCGTTTGAGCTGGAGCGACAGGACGAATCGAGACTCCTGGAATCCCTGATCAGCCAAGCGCCGACCACCGAACATGCGGCCATCCTGACAGACGAAATTGAACTCCTGTTGAGCCACCTGGACGCGACCGCGCGGGAAGTTCTGGTTCGAACACTGCAAGGACAGGATGTCCCTTCAATCGGGAATGAACTCAACCTGCATGAACGAACCGTCCGTCGCGCACTGGAACGAATTCGCCAGCTCATTCCGTCTTCAGCGACCGATTCATTCGGCTGGGCAAAGTTCTCGCTCAGGACAAAACAACGGTCGCCAATTTCGCGAACGCCAAAAGTAACTGTGCAGGGAACGCTGAACTATGGCGATTATTTGTTGAAACGACTCGTCGGTGCCGGAGCGTTCAGTAAGGTTTACTGTGCAAAAAAACGGGCTTCGAATGAAACTGTTGCCATCAAATATCTCAGAAAAGATTGCTTGCAGGATCCGCGGGCCGCAGAGGCGCTGGTCCGTGAATATCAAATCCTGCGTCAGTTGAACCATCCAGGGATTCTGCCAGTTCACGGTTGGGGTACGACGCCTGGAGGTTCGCTCTTCTTAGTGACCGATTTTATTGAAGGCTCGAATCTTGCCACCTGGAAATCGACGATACGTCCGAGCCTCAACCAAATCCTGGTCGCGGTCAAGGAGGTCGCCGCAGCGGTTGTGGCAGCCCACTCGAAAGGCATCATTCATGGCGACTTGAAACCAGCAAACGTCCTGATTGGTGTTGAAGGCCGCATCACTCTTTGTGATTTTGGATTGTCACGTCACGTGACAGATCGGGAAGATGTGCCGCGAGGAGGAACAGCTGGTTTTCTTGCCCCTGAACAGATGTCGGACGCATTCGGCCCTGTCACGGAACTGACTGACGTGTACGGCATGGGAGCTCTCCTCTACGCACTACTGACAGGGCGCCCACCGATGACCGGTCGCGACTTTCCGGAAATCCTGGCAAATGTGTTGTCTCCGAAACTCCCTGAAGTTCCTCTACCGGGAAGCGACTCACTCTCATCTGAGCTGAATTCCTTCACGCTGCGATGCCTGTACAAGGAACCGCAACGACGATTCCGCGCGGTGGTGGAATTCTCATTGGTGCTGGCGACGATAGGTGATCAAGGACACTGTCCCGTTTGTGATGGCTCTTAG
- a CDS encoding CocE/NonD family hydrolase, which yields MSDGIELATTVYQPKTGGPFPVILARTPYNKDGQKAEAERFCAHGYAYVAQDLRGRFKSKGTDAIIFHNDGWNTPHDGHDTIAWISQQPWCNGKIGTTGGSALGITQNMAAPGAPAALTSQYVVVAFSDMYHQGAYQGGAFRSGLLENWLKGTGMSPANLKTFVEHPKFDSFWSELSPESQAKRVNAPGVFIGGWYDIFLQGTINSFTTIQSQGGPAARGRCRLVIGPIGHGSMNELSYPANSARLPRCADSLAWFDATLKGKENGVNSEKPVSYYVMGDPTDSSAPGNYWRTADSWPPISTATPFYLHLDKRLDTKPSAENGSISYRYDPSEPVPTIGGAELGINIGPRDQRSVESRSDVLVFTTDELTESVEVTGRIEARLFVSSNCPDTDFTVKLTDVYPDGRSMLVTDGIRRARFRESFETEKFLEPDEVVEMTVDLWSTSLIFNKGHRIRVAISSSNAPRFDPNPNTGHGFRVNHEKRIADNTVMISDKHPSRVILPVHTTSD from the coding sequence ATGTCGGACGGGATTGAACTCGCGACGACCGTCTATCAGCCGAAAACCGGGGGACCGTTCCCCGTCATCCTGGCTCGTACGCCTTACAACAAGGATGGTCAGAAAGCGGAAGCGGAACGTTTTTGTGCGCATGGTTACGCTTATGTTGCTCAAGACTTGCGAGGCCGCTTCAAGTCCAAAGGGACGGACGCCATCATTTTCCACAATGACGGCTGGAATACGCCCCACGACGGCCACGACACCATCGCCTGGATTTCTCAGCAACCCTGGTGCAACGGAAAAATCGGCACGACGGGGGGCTCGGCACTGGGCATTACGCAGAACATGGCAGCCCCGGGAGCACCTGCGGCCCTGACGTCCCAGTACGTCGTGGTCGCTTTCTCGGACATGTATCATCAGGGGGCTTACCAGGGAGGCGCCTTTCGTTCGGGACTGCTGGAAAACTGGTTGAAGGGGACCGGAATGTCTCCTGCGAACCTGAAGACGTTCGTGGAACATCCGAAATTTGATTCCTTCTGGAGCGAGCTGTCTCCGGAATCGCAGGCCAAGCGAGTGAATGCCCCCGGTGTCTTCATCGGTGGCTGGTACGACATCTTCCTGCAGGGCACGATCAACTCATTCACGACGATTCAATCACAGGGGGGCCCAGCCGCTCGGGGCCGTTGCCGTCTGGTGATCGGGCCGATTGGCCATGGGAGCATGAATGAACTTTCTTACCCGGCAAACTCAGCACGATTACCGCGCTGCGCGGATAGTCTCGCGTGGTTCGATGCGACTCTGAAGGGAAAAGAGAACGGCGTTAACAGTGAAAAGCCGGTCAGCTACTACGTCATGGGGGATCCTACGGATTCCTCCGCACCGGGGAACTACTGGCGAACAGCGGATTCCTGGCCCCCCATCTCGACGGCTACCCCGTTTTATCTTCATCTCGACAAAAGACTCGATACGAAACCTTCCGCCGAAAACGGGAGTATATCGTATCGGTACGACCCCTCGGAGCCAGTGCCGACGATCGGCGGCGCGGAACTGGGGATTAACATCGGTCCACGTGATCAGCGGTCGGTTGAGTCGCGTTCCGATGTCCTGGTGTTTACGACTGACGAGCTAACGGAGTCTGTGGAAGTGACGGGACGAATCGAGGCGCGACTTTTTGTTTCCTCCAACTGTCCTGATACCGATTTCACGGTCAAGCTGACAGATGTGTACCCCGACGGGCGTTCGATGCTGGTGACGGATGGGATTCGACGTGCGAGGTTTCGTGAATCGTTTGAGACTGAGAAATTTCTTGAGCCAGATGAGGTCGTGGAAATGACCGTAGACCTGTGGAGTACATCGCTGATTTTCAATAAAGGGCATCGTATTCGAGTCGCTATTTCCTCTTCGAATGCTCCCCGGTTTGATCCCAATCCGAATACGGGGCATGGATTCCGAGTTAATCACGAGAAACGTATTGCTGACAATACCGTCATGATTTCTGATAAGCATCCATCGAGGGTTATTCTACCAGTACATACGACATCCGACTGA
- a CDS encoding HPF/RaiA family ribosome-associated protein, which produces MKIQVTTDNHTMKTPELKKHVEDAVETALKRFGDRVTRVEVHLSDENSSVKNSDTDKRCVMEARLAGLQPMAVTAEAAAIEKAIADAAEKLERRIGSTVDRLNDPKGRTSFAGEVVP; this is translated from the coding sequence ATGAAAATTCAGGTCACGACCGACAACCACACGATGAAGACGCCTGAGTTGAAGAAGCATGTCGAAGACGCGGTCGAGACTGCGTTGAAGCGCTTCGGCGATCGAGTTACTAGAGTCGAAGTTCATTTGTCGGACGAGAATAGCAGTGTCAAGAACAGTGATACTGACAAGCGTTGTGTGATGGAAGCGCGGCTGGCGGGACTGCAGCCGATGGCTGTCACTGCCGAAGCTGCTGCGATCGAAAAAGCCATCGCCGACGCCGCAGAGAAGCTCGAACGGCGAATTGGCAGCACGGTTGACCGATTGAACGACCCTAAGGGGCGAACTTCCTTCGCTGGTGAAGTTGTCCCGTAA
- a CDS encoding 4Fe-4S dicluster domain-containing protein, whose product MAMVVTEPCFGCKYTDCVTVCPADCFYEGESMLFIHPDECIDCGACVPECPPHAIYYEDDVPEKWKAYIDLNREMAPQCPNIIEKKAPLE is encoded by the coding sequence ATGGCGATGGTCGTAACGGAACCGTGCTTTGGCTGCAAATATACCGACTGCGTGACTGTGTGTCCTGCAGATTGCTTTTACGAGGGGGAGTCGATGCTGTTCATTCACCCGGATGAATGCATCGATTGCGGTGCGTGTGTACCCGAATGTCCACCACATGCGATCTATTACGAAGACGATGTGCCCGAGAAATGGAAAGCGTATATCGACCTCAATCGCGAAATGGCCCCTCAATGTCCCAACATCATAGAGAAGAAGGCCCCCTTGGAATGA
- a CDS encoding aldehyde dehydrogenase family protein, translating to MKQVVQAFDRALICEVPVDDADALERKLVTAATLFADRAARLKPHQRLAILQRLEGLMYAQRDFLSRQIAREGGKPLADAKVEVTRAIDGVRCAAAALRTSGGQEIPMGLTAASSDRRAFTIQEPIGVVAGISAFNHPLNLIVHQVVPAVAAGCPIIIKPASSTPLSCFSFVNLLHEAGLPPEWCQTFLPASSDLAEVLVSDRRVAFVSFIGSGKVGWRLRSILAPGTRIALEHGGSAPAIIDQAANLDHLIEPLVKGGYYHAGQVCVSTQRIYVHQDLKTEFLKRFTARVAALKVGDPLNEETEVGPMITPAEADRVTEWIDEAVAGGAELIGGGRLSHTTVVPSILVNPSVDSKVSTQEVFGPTTCVYSYADLDQAIEAANSLPFAFQASIFTEHLRTALYASERLDASTVMINDHTAFRTDWMPFGGRRESGYGIGGIPYTMRDLTQEKLIVFRSS from the coding sequence GTGAAGCAGGTGGTTCAGGCGTTTGACCGTGCTCTGATTTGCGAGGTTCCGGTTGACGATGCTGATGCGCTGGAGAGGAAGCTGGTAACGGCCGCGACCCTGTTTGCGGACCGGGCAGCGCGTCTGAAACCACATCAACGACTGGCGATTCTGCAGCGTTTAGAAGGGCTGATGTACGCTCAGCGAGATTTTCTCAGTCGACAGATTGCCCGGGAAGGTGGAAAGCCATTAGCGGATGCCAAAGTTGAGGTGACGCGGGCGATTGACGGCGTTCGGTGTGCAGCGGCTGCATTGCGAACGAGTGGAGGCCAGGAAATACCGATGGGACTGACGGCGGCCAGTTCTGACCGCCGTGCCTTTACCATTCAAGAGCCGATCGGTGTCGTGGCCGGGATTTCTGCATTTAATCACCCGCTGAACCTGATTGTGCATCAGGTCGTTCCTGCGGTTGCGGCGGGATGTCCCATCATCATCAAGCCTGCTTCATCGACCCCCTTGTCGTGCTTCTCATTTGTGAATCTGCTGCACGAAGCGGGTTTGCCACCGGAGTGGTGTCAGACGTTCCTGCCCGCGTCCAGTGATCTGGCGGAAGTACTGGTTTCGGATCGGCGCGTGGCATTCGTCAGCTTTATTGGTTCCGGTAAAGTTGGCTGGCGGCTGCGTTCCATCCTCGCACCGGGGACGCGGATTGCACTGGAGCACGGCGGTTCGGCGCCGGCGATCATCGATCAAGCGGCCAACCTCGATCACCTGATTGAACCACTGGTCAAAGGGGGGTATTACCACGCCGGACAAGTCTGTGTTTCGACCCAGCGGATTTACGTCCATCAGGATCTCAAAACCGAGTTTCTCAAACGGTTCACCGCGCGCGTGGCGGCACTCAAGGTGGGTGATCCGCTGAACGAAGAGACCGAAGTCGGGCCGATGATCACTCCGGCCGAAGCGGACCGTGTCACCGAGTGGATCGACGAGGCCGTCGCGGGTGGTGCAGAGCTGATCGGCGGTGGCAGGTTGAGTCACACGACAGTCGTTCCTTCGATCCTGGTCAATCCGTCTGTCGATTCCAAAGTTTCAACGCAGGAGGTCTTCGGGCCGACGACGTGTGTCTATTCTTATGCGGACCTCGATCAGGCCATTGAGGCGGCGAATTCGCTGCCGTTCGCGTTCCAGGCGAGTATTTTTACCGAGCACCTGCGGACAGCGCTTTATGCCTCCGAACGCCTGGATGCCTCGACGGTGATGATTAACGACCACACCGCCTTTCGGACCGACTGGATGCCGTTTGGAGGACGGCGTGAGTCTGGCTATGGGATTGGGGGAATTCCCTACACGATGCGCGATCTGACGCAGGAAAAACTGATTGTTTTTCGGTCGTCGTAA
- a CDS encoding IS66 family transposase, whose amino-acid sequence MDDVALLKEQVAALLHRVAKLEAQVAERDARISELEAELERVRRQGYKPQPNRKPPAGNKKQDRRKKPFRQHPGVFRDPPKLDEIPPGQVECHEVVLDACPCCGSRRIEPTGRFDDHLVTDIPEPKPEYHRYRRHEYQCRDCGKTSQGRAELELPGSHLGPRARLLNLYCRAHLGISLGKSCDLLSQWWGIPLSRAGALGHLAWGGKLFAPVVTDLLDLLRQQNLIHADETGWRINGKNVWAWCFSNPKIAVYLIRHSRSGAVIREALGDSLAGVLVTDFYAAYNAMEATKQRCLVHLLRELHDLRQKVPAICTKRIIEPLIALFQEAMALGKQRDELSPKAYTQQCDAISDRFGELATTISTNTHVNRILKRLRKYADELFTFLDHPHVPPDNTPAERDIRSVAATRADGGVNRTDWGATAFANIKSIVRTCQKQGCQFLQYGLELIRAVQARQPTPLPVSQNSS is encoded by the coding sequence ATGGATGATGTTGCGTTACTCAAAGAGCAGGTAGCGGCTTTGCTGCATCGCGTGGCGAAGTTGGAAGCCCAGGTTGCGGAGCGTGATGCTCGGATCTCGGAATTGGAAGCAGAGCTGGAACGGGTTCGCCGTCAGGGTTACAAGCCACAACCCAATCGCAAGCCGCCTGCGGGAAACAAGAAGCAGGATCGTCGCAAGAAGCCATTTCGGCAGCATCCCGGCGTGTTTCGTGATCCGCCGAAGCTCGATGAGATTCCTCCCGGTCAAGTTGAATGTCACGAGGTGGTGCTCGACGCGTGCCCCTGCTGCGGCAGTCGCCGAATCGAGCCGACGGGCCGATTTGATGATCATCTTGTCACTGATATTCCTGAGCCAAAACCTGAATACCATCGCTATCGGCGACATGAGTATCAGTGTCGGGACTGCGGAAAAACCAGCCAGGGTCGTGCGGAACTGGAACTGCCGGGCAGTCATCTGGGACCTCGCGCAAGGCTGCTGAATCTGTATTGCCGGGCTCATCTGGGGATCTCGCTGGGCAAAAGCTGCGATCTGTTGTCGCAGTGGTGGGGAATTCCGTTGAGTCGGGCAGGAGCACTGGGACATCTCGCTTGGGGCGGCAAGCTGTTTGCTCCCGTTGTGACCGATCTGCTCGATCTGTTGCGGCAGCAAAACTTGATTCACGCCGATGAAACCGGCTGGCGCATCAATGGCAAAAACGTCTGGGCCTGGTGCTTCTCGAATCCCAAAATTGCCGTCTACCTGATTCGGCATTCTCGAAGCGGTGCCGTAATTCGCGAGGCACTGGGAGACTCGCTGGCCGGTGTCTTGGTGACGGACTTCTACGCCGCCTACAACGCGATGGAAGCGACCAAGCAGCGCTGCCTGGTCCATCTGCTGCGAGAACTGCACGACCTGCGCCAGAAAGTCCCTGCCATCTGCACAAAGCGGATCATCGAACCACTGATCGCCTTGTTTCAAGAGGCAATGGCACTCGGCAAGCAGCGCGATGAACTGTCGCCGAAGGCTTATACTCAACAATGTGATGCGATTTCAGACCGCTTCGGGGAACTGGCAACGACGATCAGCACAAACACCCATGTTAATCGCATACTCAAGCGATTGCGAAAGTATGCAGATGAACTCTTTACCTTTTTAGATCATCCACACGTCCCCCCAGATAACACACCGGCCGAACGAGACATTCGAAGCGTCGCCGCCACGCGTGCCGACGGAGGAGTGAATCGGACGGATTGGGGTGCGACAGCCTTTGCAAATATCAAATCAATCGTTCGGACATGTCAAAAGCAAGGCTGTCAGTTCCTTCAATACGGACTTGAGTTGATCCGTGCTGTCCAAGCCCGGCAACCCACCCCACTGCCGGTCAGTCAGAACTCCTCTTGA